Proteins from a single region of Hermetia illucens chromosome 3, iHerIll2.2.curated.20191125, whole genome shotgun sequence:
- the LOC119652495 gene encoding beta-galactosidase-like has translation MATSRTFVDLFLLVSLACGLGSLSAEDLQTTGRSFTIDYENNTFLMDGVPFRYVSGSFHYFRALPETWRTRLRTMRAAGLNAVSTYVNWALHNPKDGIYNFDGMADLEKFINLAQEEGLYVILRPGPYICAEIENGGLPYWLLSKNPDMKARTNDESYTKEVSIWFSQLMPRIQKYLYGNGGPIIMVQVENEYALFSACDKDYMNWLRDEFRKYIKDEAVLFTTDPPSSRLSCSKVEGVYATVDFGATNDINGQWKGQRSVEPKGPLVNSEFYPGWLTHWGEENQRRNADDIVDSFKGIMQTGANVNFYMFFGGTNFGFSAGANAQGSGNYAAHITSYDYDAPMDEAGDPTPKYMKIREAVGQFLELPSIPVPEKAPKMSLPDIQLKPIDLLLSDSGRRNLVTKTVTSDHPQSFEQLDQFSGLVIYEAELPVFQIDPVLLTVNGLADRAIVLVNQTFIGVLSRQNNINSLPINDGFGKTLQIIVENQGRINFAIANDQKGILGSVVVQEADDSKYEIKGWESSSVPLESEQIMKLVEERKDEVVEVNKRGLLLEGPTIYYGEFVISDGDEIYDTYLDPTGWGKGVVFVNGFNLGRYWPNVGPQITLYVPKELLQKGTNKITIVEYQNAPSNGRIRFTSTPQLDGGNSYVTLE, from the exons GAAGACTTGCAAACAACCGGACGCTCTTTTACAATagactatgaaaacaacacttTCCTTATGGATGGAGTTCCCTTCCGCTATGTGTCGGGATCATTCCACTACTTTCGGGCTTTACCGGAAACATGGAGGACTAGATTAAGGACAATGCGTGCAGCAGGCTTGAATGCAGTTTCCAC TTATGTCAACTGGGCTCTACACAACCCAAAGGATGGTATCTACAACTTTGACGGTATGGCGGACcttgagaagttcatcaacCTGGCCCAAGAGGAGGGTCTTTACGTGATATTACGACCAGGACCCTATATCTGTGCTGAAATtgaaaat GGTGGACTTCCGTATTGGTTACTCTCGAAAAATCCTGACATGAAGGCAAGGACCAATGACGAAAGTTACACGAAGGAAGTTTCCATTTGGTTTTCCCAACTGATGCCAAGAATCCAGAAATACCTATATGGGAACGGTGGACCTATCATTATGGTCCAAGTTGAGAATGAATACGCTCTCTTCAGTGCCTGCGATAAGGATTATATGAATTGGCTCCGGGATGAGTTCAGGAAATATATTAAAGATGAAGCTGTTCTATTTACGACTGATCCTCCTAGTAGCAGACTATCCTGTTCGAAGGTCGAAGGTGTTTATGCTACAGTCGATTTTGGAGCAA CAAACGATATAAACGGCCAGTGGAAAGGACAGCGCTCAGTAGAACCAAAAGGTCCTCTGGTGAATTCAGAATTCTATCCAGGATGGCTGACTCACTGGGGTGAAGAGAATCAACGACGcaatgctgatgatattgttgACTCTTTCAA AGGAATAATGCAAACTGGAGCGAATGTCAACTTCTACATGTTCTTCGGTGGAACAAATTTCGGCTTCAGCGCTGGAGCTAATGCCCAAGGATCAGGAAACTACGCAGCCCACATCACATCCTATGATTATGATGCACCCATGGATGAAGCTGGAGATCCAACTCCAAAGTATATGAAAATTCGTGAAGCAGTTGGTCAATTCTTGGAATTACCATCAATACCAGTACCGGAAAAGGCTCCTAAAATGAGTTTGCCAGATATTCAGTTGAAGCCCATAGACCTGCTCCTTTCTGATTCAGGACGACGTAATCTTGTCACAAAAACTGTCACATCAGACCACCCGCAAAGTTTCGAACAGTTGGACCAGTTCTCTGGATTGGTTATCTATGAAGCTGAACTTCCCGTGTTCCAGATagatccagttttgctgaccGTTAATGGTCTTGCGGACAGGGCAATTGTTTTAGTGAATCAAACTTTCATTGGAGTTCTATCGCGCCAAAATAATATCAACTCCTTGCCCATTAATGATGGCTTCGGGAAAACCTTACAGATTATTGTCGAAAATCAAGGAAGGATAAACTTTGCTATTGCAAATGATCAGAAGGGAATCCTTGGGAGTGTGGTGGTCCAAGAGGCGGACGACAGCAAATATGAAATTAAAGGTTGGGAATCGTCATCTGTCCCACTGGAAAGTGAGCAAATAATGAAGCTGGTAGAGGAACGTAAGGATGAAGTCGTGGAAGTCAACAAACGTGGACTGCTCTTAGAGGGTCCAACAATTTATTATGGTGAATTTGTTATCTCTGATGGTGACGAAATCTACGACACATATTTAGATCCAACCGGGTGGGGCAAAGGTGTAGTGTTTGTGAACGGTTTCAATTTGGGACGATATTGGCCTAATGTTGGACCGCAAATAACTCTCTATGTCCCCAAGGAACTGTTGCAGAAAGGCACTaataaaatcacaattgtgGAATATCAAAATGCTCCTTCGAATGGCCGTATCCGTTTCACTTCAACCCCGCAATTAGATGGAGGCAACAGTTATGTTACCTTAGAATAA